One Chanodichthys erythropterus isolate Z2021 chromosome 22, ASM2448905v1, whole genome shotgun sequence DNA window includes the following coding sequences:
- the si:ch1073-398f15.1 gene encoding cardiomyopathy-associated protein 5, with the protein METMEIMDPESQMTALQDDTPAEEPEPLNDVLEDLSNSLREVVQDGAVKPKLHCLMMDPSFSMVTVQSEDSGIVWETASSRCSTPWASEFNAEPAYSPCASGTAGRIVFIMDEELMSRRKKKQRSEKTMTLPQVSREILAEAERPAMVEVSMPNVTPAEEHKTADLKEERLFSLVSEGSEILNIIASPKVSMVDEEESKGLEDNLYYLEETPTVKSTEIPDEPELDVHSETEKIPSVIPEPLVSFPHVQVPRRGATAEDYFEKFTLLDNQAPSGMAPVEEAQQQTEEKITQEEADNAPEVEPGPGVSSAVSMLDISGEDLDDVFYGGGGEPHSFDTAAGFGEKGREPSKSSLKESGSALFGSEETVLTPIYLPEGPQKIIDLNLLEEPKALAFLYSDLYADAVGTRKKKDDDVESVTSEKSFHSQESDYGDRGYLEKFVLKVETQATENDFRRPEERHDPFSLTGFVECHTTEVENHGEELEEITDFFRNSASSSPCEPVEWMERAEEIEVVRTPRVTFKEPAPTRTEQRASDPQPFADDADFSEEFLPVEISDDCPAWEENLPTIVKDAAVKSTSTRTDAPKLKPKPVSDNSQIQAQNTVKPITPRHKPFLDLTPLLPVETEDEKETTEGEKEKENTSSEDAGSSSTKEEATDCSLSKAIPDM; encoded by the exons ATGGAAACAATGGAAATAATGGATCCGGAGAGCCAGATGACAGCACTGCAGGACGACACGCCGGCGGAGGAACCGGAACCGCTGAACGACGTGCTGGAGGATTTGAGCAACAG TCTGAGAGAGGTTGTCCAGGATGGTGCTGTGAAGCCCAAACTCCACTGCCTGATGATGGATCCATCCTTCTCCATGGTCACGGTCCAGAGCGAGGACAGCGGGATTGTTTGGGAAACCGCTTCCAGCCGCTGCTCTACGCCGTGGGCCTCCGAATTCAATGCAGAACCTGCATACTCTCCCTGCGCTTCTGGAACGGCTGGCAGGATTGTGTTCATTATGGACGAAGAACTGATGAGCAGAAGGAAGAAAAAGCAACGATCTGAAAAAACAATGACTCTTCCACAAGTCAGTCGTGAAATCCTGGCGGAAGCGGAAAGACCGGCAATGGTTGAAGTGTCCATGCCTAATGTGACTCCGGCAGAGGAGCACAAAACAGCAGATCTAAAAGAAGAGCGTCTGTTCAGTCTAGTCTCTGAAGGATCCGAGATACTAAACATCATCGCTTCGCCGAAAGTGTCCATGGTGGACGAAGAGGAGAGCAAAGGTCTGGAAGACAATTTGTACTACCTTGAGGAGACACCTACCGTGAAATCCACAGAGATCCCAGATGAACCCGAGCTGGATGTTCATTCAGAAACTGAGAAGATCCCTTCAGTGATACCAGAGCCCTTAGTCTCATTCCCTCATGTCCAAGTGCCTCGAAGAGGCGCGACAGCTGAAGACTACTTTGAGAAGTTCACGCTCCTTGACAATCAAGCGCCATCGGGAATGGCGCCTGTTGAAGAAGCCCAGCAGCAAACGGAGGAAAAGATCACACAAGAAGAAGCCGATAATGCTCCTGAAGTGGAACCAGGCCCCGGTGTCTCCTCAGCTGTGAGTATGCTAGACATTTCTGGCGAAGACTTGGACGATGTGTTTTACGGCGGAGGCGGCGAGCCACACAGTTTCGATACTGCTGCAGGTTTTGGCGAAAAGGGAAGGGAGCCTTCCAAATCCTCCCTAAAGGAAAGCGGCAGCGCCTTGTTTGGAAGCGAGGAGACGGTCCTCACTCCCATATACCTTCCCGAAGGTCCTCAGAAAATCATCGACCTGAACTTGCTGGAGGAGCCCAAAGCCTTGGCGTTTCTGTACTCGGATCTGTATGCGGATGCCGTTGGGACCAGGAAGAAGAAGGACGATGACGTTGAGAGTGTGACCTCTGAGAAATCCTTCCACAGTCAAGAGTCAGACTACGGGGACAGAGGCTATCTGGAGAAGTTCGTGCTCAAGGTTGAGACTCAAGCCACGGAGAACGACTTCAGGCGTCCCGAAGAACGGCATGACCCTTTCAGTCTCACTGGATTTGTGGAATGCCACACAACAGAAGTGGAAAATCATGGAGAAGAGCTGGAAGAAATCACAGATTTCTTTAGAAACAGTGCATCTTCGTCACCCTGCGAACCTGTCGAGTGGATGGAGAGAGCAGAAGAGATTGAAGTCGTCAGGACTCCTCGGGTTACTTTCAAAGAACCAGCGCCAACACGTACAGAACAACGGGCGAGCGATCCTCAACCATTTGCTGACGACGCTGACTTTTCAGAAGAGTTTTTACCTGTTGAAATAAGTGATGATTGTCCAGCATGGGAGGAAAACTTGCCGACAATTGTCAAAGATGCTGCTGTAAAATCAACTTCAACCCGGACAGATGCACCAAAACTTAAACCAAAGCCAGTAAGCGATAACAGCCAAATCCAAGCCCAAAACACAGTCAAACCCATAACTCCACGCCACAAACCCTTCCTGGATCTGACCCCACTGCTGCCCGTCGAGACCGAGGATGAGAAAGAAACAACAGAGGgtgaaaaagagaaagagaacacAAGCTCTGAAGATGCTGGATCATCCAGCACTAAAGAAGAGGCCACAGACTGCTCGCTCTCCAAAGCGATTCCTGACATGTAG